The Egibacteraceae bacterium genome includes a window with the following:
- the rplC gene encoding 50S ribosomal protein L3 has translation MSVRGILGEKLGMTQIFDHEGLVVPVTVVRAGPCPVTQVRTAERDGYAAVQLGFGARKRANKPLAGHFAKAGVAPTRHLVEFELEGEHQPGDTLTVGQFSVGELVDATGTSKGKGFAGVMKRHGFAGLGGGHGVHKVHRAPGAIGACATPARVFPGTRMAGRLGGERVTVQRLELVGVDTERNLLLIKGAVPGPSGALVIVRDTAKPRTAAAAGSA, from the coding sequence ATGTCAGTCAGAGGGATTCTCGGGGAGAAGCTCGGGATGACGCAGATCTTCGATCACGAAGGTCTCGTCGTGCCGGTCACCGTCGTGCGCGCCGGCCCGTGTCCCGTGACGCAGGTCCGTACCGCCGAGCGCGACGGCTACGCCGCGGTGCAGCTCGGCTTCGGTGCGCGCAAGCGGGCGAACAAGCCGCTCGCCGGGCACTTCGCGAAGGCGGGGGTTGCGCCGACCCGCCACCTCGTGGAGTTCGAGCTCGAGGGCGAGCACCAGCCGGGCGACACGCTCACCGTCGGGCAGTTCAGCGTCGGTGAGCTCGTCGACGCGACGGGGACGAGCAAGGGCAAGGGCTTCGCCGGCGTCATGAAGCGTCACGGCTTCGCCGGGCTCGGCGGCGGCCACGGCGTGCACAAGGTCCACCGCGCGCCGGGCGCCATCGGCGCCTGCGCCACGCCGGCCCGGGTCTTCCCCGGCACGCGGATGGCGGGCCGCCTTGGTGGCGAGCGGGTCACCGTGCAGCGCCTCGAGCTCGTCGGCGTGGACACCGAGCGCAACCTCCTGCTCATCAAGGGGGCCGTCCCGGGCCCGAGCGGCGCGCTCGTCATCGTCCGCGACACCGCCAAGCCGCGCACCGCGGCCGCGGCAGGGAGTGCCTGA
- the rplN gene encoding 50S ribosomal protein L14, with protein MIQQESRLKVADNTGAREVLCIRVLGGSGRRYAGVGDIIVGTVKNAIPASNVKKGEVVKAVVVRARKERRRPDGTYIRFDDNACVLINDQRNPRGTRIFGPVGRELRDKRFMKIVSLAPEVI; from the coding sequence ATGATCCAGCAGGAATCACGGCTGAAGGTGGCCGACAACACGGGCGCCCGCGAGGTGCTGTGCATCCGCGTGCTCGGCGGCTCCGGCCGGCGCTACGCCGGAGTCGGCGACATCATCGTCGGCACGGTGAAGAACGCCATCCCGGCGTCGAACGTGAAGAAGGGCGAGGTGGTGAAGGCGGTGGTCGTGCGGGCCCGCAAGGAGCGCCGGCGCCCCGACGGCACCTACATCCGCTTCGACGACAACGCCTGCGTCCTCATCAACGACCAGCGCAACCCCAGGGGGACCCGCATCTTCGGGCCCGTCGGGCGCGAGCTGCGCGACAAGCGGTTCATGAAGATCGTGTCGCTCGCGCCGGAGGTCATCTAG
- the rpsJ gene encoding 30S ribosomal protein S10 codes for MADNKIRIRLKAYDHEIIDQSARKIVDTVERTGARITGPVPLPTERNVYCVIRSPHKYKDSREHFEMRTHKRLIDIHDPTQKTVDSLMRLDLPAGVDIEIKL; via the coding sequence ATGGCGGACAACAAGATCAGGATCAGGCTCAAGGCCTACGATCACGAGATCATCGACCAGTCGGCGCGCAAGATCGTCGACACGGTCGAGCGCACGGGGGCTCGGATCACCGGTCCCGTGCCGCTCCCGACGGAGCGCAACGTCTACTGCGTGATCCGCTCGCCCCACAAGTACAAGGACTCGCGCGAGCACTTCGAGATGCGCACGCACAAGCGGCTCATCGACATCCACGACCCGACACAGAAGACGGTGGACTCGCTGATGCGCCTGGACCTGCCGGCCGGTGTCGACATCGAGATCAAGCTGTAG
- the fusA gene encoding elongation factor G, with the protein MVKRDVPLHLTRNIGIMAHIDAGKTTTTERILYYTGRSYKMGEVHEGAAVMDWMDQEQERGITITSAATTCEWDGHRINIIDTPGHVDFTVEVERSLRILDGAVAVFDAVSGVEPQSETVWRQADKYEVPRICFINKMDRTGADFYGSFDSIRERLGATPVALQLPVGAESDFVGVVDLVEMKARVWEGSGDDYGTTWKDVEIPADLVDRANEFRAALIEGIADTDEGLLEKFVGEEEVGREELMEAIRRATIANTITPVLCGTAFKNKGVQLLLDAVVSYLPSPEDVPPVEGVDVRSGEPIERKPNEDEPFSALAFKIMSDPYVGKLTYFRVYSGKVEQGEQVVNSTKDKKERFGRLLQMHANHREDRDAAFTGDIVAAVGLKHTSTGDTLCDPDHPVLLETMDFPEPVIHIAIEPKTKADQQKLGTSLQKLSEEDPTFRVHTDDETGQTIIGGMGELHLEVLVTRLLREFKVDANVGKPQVAYRETIKRPVHDHLLRFKRQTGGSGQFAEVEITLEPTGAFAEEARQVLDERGEPTGQIGGYEFSDEIKGGAIPREFISSVDAGIRDAMEGGVLAGYPLVDVKAKLTDGAYHDVDSSEMSFKIAGSMALKEAARRAGVVLLEPIMDVEVVTPEEYMGDVIGDLSGRRGRIGHMNARGNSQVITATVPLSEMFGYATDLRSKTQGRANYTMQFSGYEEVPASLAQEIVAKVRGE; encoded by the coding sequence ATGGTCAAGCGAGACGTACCCCTGCACCTGACCCGCAACATCGGGATCATGGCGCACATCGACGCCGGCAAGACGACCACGACCGAGCGGATCCTCTACTACACCGGACGGTCCTACAAGATGGGCGAGGTGCACGAGGGTGCCGCCGTGATGGACTGGATGGACCAGGAGCAGGAGCGGGGCATCACCATCACGTCGGCCGCCACCACCTGTGAGTGGGACGGCCACCGGATCAACATCATCGACACCCCCGGCCACGTCGACTTCACCGTCGAGGTGGAGCGCAGCCTGCGCATCCTCGACGGCGCCGTCGCCGTGTTCGACGCCGTGTCCGGCGTCGAGCCGCAGTCCGAGACGGTGTGGCGCCAGGCCGACAAGTACGAGGTGCCCCGGATCTGCTTCATCAACAAGATGGACCGCACCGGCGCGGACTTCTACGGGTCGTTCGACTCCATCCGCGAGCGTCTGGGCGCCACCCCTGTGGCCCTGCAGCTGCCGGTCGGCGCGGAGAGCGACTTCGTGGGCGTGGTCGACCTCGTCGAGATGAAGGCCCGCGTGTGGGAGGGCTCCGGCGACGACTACGGCACCACCTGGAAAGACGTGGAGATCCCCGCCGACCTCGTCGACCGGGCCAACGAGTTCCGGGCCGCGCTGATCGAGGGGATCGCCGACACCGACGAGGGGTTGCTCGAGAAGTTCGTCGGCGAGGAGGAGGTCGGCCGCGAGGAGCTCATGGAGGCCATCCGGCGCGCGACCATCGCCAACACGATCACCCCGGTGCTGTGCGGCACCGCGTTCAAGAACAAAGGTGTGCAGCTGTTGCTCGACGCGGTCGTGAGCTATCTGCCCAGCCCGGAGGATGTGCCCCCGGTCGAGGGCGTGGACGTGCGCTCCGGCGAGCCGATCGAGCGCAAGCCGAACGAGGACGAGCCCTTCAGCGCCCTCGCCTTCAAGATCATGAGCGATCCTTACGTCGGCAAGCTCACCTACTTCCGGGTGTACTCCGGCAAGGTCGAACAGGGCGAGCAGGTCGTGAACTCGACCAAGGACAAGAAGGAGCGCTTCGGGCGCCTCCTGCAGATGCACGCCAACCACCGGGAGGACCGGGACGCGGCGTTCACCGGTGACATCGTCGCCGCGGTGGGGCTCAAGCACACGAGCACGGGCGACACCCTGTGCGACCCGGACCACCCGGTGCTGCTCGAGACGATGGACTTCCCCGAGCCCGTCATCCACATCGCCATCGAACCGAAGACCAAGGCCGACCAGCAAAAGCTCGGCACGAGCCTGCAGAAGCTCTCCGAGGAGGACCCGACCTTCCGCGTCCACACCGACGACGAGACCGGGCAGACCATCATCGGCGGCATGGGCGAGCTGCACCTCGAGGTGCTCGTCACCCGCCTGCTGCGCGAGTTCAAGGTGGACGCGAACGTCGGCAAGCCGCAGGTCGCCTACCGCGAGACCATCAAGCGACCCGTGCACGACCACCTGCTGCGGTTCAAGCGGCAGACCGGTGGGTCGGGACAGTTCGCCGAGGTCGAGATCACCCTGGAGCCGACCGGTGCCTTCGCCGAGGAGGCCCGGCAGGTTCTCGACGAGCGCGGGGAGCCGACCGGCCAGATCGGTGGCTACGAGTTCAGCGACGAGATCAAGGGCGGGGCCATCCCACGGGAGTTCATCTCGTCGGTGGACGCCGGCATACGCGACGCGATGGAAGGCGGCGTCCTCGCCGGCTACCCCCTCGTCGACGTCAAGGCCAAGCTGACCGACGGGGCCTACCACGATGTCGACTCCTCGGAGATGTCGTTCAAGATCGCCGGGTCCATGGCGCTCAAGGAAGCTGCCCGCAGGGCCGGGGTCGTGCTGCTCGAGCCGATCATGGACGTGGAGGTCGTGACGCCCGAGGAGTACATGGGCGACGTCATCGGCGACCTGTCGGGCCGTCGGGGTCGCATCGGCCACATGAACGCCCGCGGCAACTCGCAGGTCATCACCGCGACGGTGCCGCTGTCGGAGATGTTCGGCTACGCAACCGACCTGCGGTCCAAGACGCAGGGACGCGCCAACTACACGATGCAGTTCAGCGGTTACGAGGAGGTCCCGGCCTCCCTCGCCCAAGAGATCGTCGCGAAGGTACGAGGAGAGTAG
- the rplV gene encoding 50S ribosomal protein L22, with protein MQVRAVSRYARVAPNKARQVIAHIRGRPVEDARRLLELSPKGISGQILKTLNSAVANAEHNNGLDPDDLVVSQAVVDEGPTLKRFQPRAMGRAYQIRKRTSHITITVGARPAKPASRPASRSRASAATKDEE; from the coding sequence GTGCAGGTGCGAGCGGTCTCGCGCTACGCGCGCGTCGCGCCGAACAAGGCACGGCAGGTGATCGCCCACATCCGGGGGCGCCCGGTCGAGGACGCCCGCCGCCTGCTCGAGCTGTCCCCGAAGGGCATCTCGGGCCAGATCCTGAAAACCCTGAACTCCGCGGTCGCCAACGCCGAGCACAACAACGGCCTCGACCCGGACGACCTCGTCGTGTCCCAGGCCGTCGTCGACGAGGGCCCCACCCTCAAGCGGTTCCAGCCGCGGGCCATGGGACGCGCCTACCAGATCCGCAAGCGCACGAGCCACATCACGATCACGGTCGGTGCCCGGCCTGCGAAGCCGGCATCGCGGCCCGCCTCGCGTTCGCGGGCGTCGGCGGCCACGAAGGACGAGGAGTAG
- the rplD gene encoding 50S ribosomal protein L4 produces the protein MSSESPGDHLTVDLYTPSGETDGTVDLDPELFGAEVHTAAMHQVVTAQLAAARSGTSKTKTRGEVRGGGRKPWRQKGTGRARQGSIRAPQWTGGGIAHGPTGEQNHTKRVSKKLKRLALRSALSDRARERAVRVVAGLSFDAPRTKDAVAFLRALDLADRKVLLVLASRDELVGKSFRNLSGVHLLTVDQLNTYDVLCSDVVVFQREALDYVGTGRRADLVEVTA, from the coding sequence ATGTCCAGCGAATCGCCAGGCGACCACCTCACCGTCGACCTCTACACGCCCTCCGGGGAGACCGACGGCACCGTCGACCTCGACCCCGAGCTTTTCGGCGCCGAGGTGCACACCGCCGCGATGCACCAGGTGGTGACGGCACAGCTCGCCGCCGCCCGCAGCGGCACGTCGAAGACGAAGACCCGCGGGGAGGTGCGCGGCGGCGGGCGCAAGCCGTGGCGCCAGAAGGGCACCGGACGGGCGCGGCAAGGCTCCATCCGGGCGCCGCAGTGGACCGGCGGGGGGATCGCGCACGGGCCCACGGGCGAGCAGAACCACACGAAGCGCGTGTCGAAGAAGCTCAAGCGGCTCGCCCTGCGCTCGGCGCTGTCGGACCGTGCGCGCGAGCGGGCCGTCCGCGTGGTCGCCGGGTTGTCCTTCGACGCCCCGCGCACGAAGGACGCCGTCGCCTTCCTGCGGGCGCTCGACCTCGCCGACCGCAAGGTCCTGCTCGTGCTCGCCAGCCGCGACGAGCTCGTCGGGAAGAGCTTCCGCAACCTCTCCGGCGTCCATCTCCTGACCGTCGACCAGCTCAACACCTACGACGTGCTCTGCAGCGACGTCGTGGTGTTCCAGCGCGAGGCCCTCGACTACGTCGGAACCGGCCGTCGGGCCGACCTCGTGGAGGTGACCGCATAG
- the rpsG gene encoding 30S ribosomal protein S7, giving the protein MPRKGPAPKRKLDADPKHDSTLVTQLINKIMLDGKRSTAERIVYDAFEIMRERTGADPVQTFKKGLDNVKPALEVKSRRVGGATYQVPIEVRQGRGTTLALRWLTQYSRARREHTISERLANELLDASNNTGATVKRREDTHKMAEANKAFAHYRW; this is encoded by the coding sequence ATGCCGCGGAAAGGACCCGCTCCGAAGCGCAAGCTGGACGCCGACCCCAAGCACGACAGCACGCTCGTCACCCAGCTGATCAACAAGATCATGCTGGACGGCAAGCGCTCCACGGCGGAGCGCATCGTCTACGACGCCTTCGAGATCATGCGCGAGCGCACGGGCGCAGACCCGGTCCAGACCTTCAAGAAGGGCCTCGACAACGTCAAGCCGGCGCTCGAGGTCAAGTCGCGACGGGTCGGCGGCGCGACCTACCAGGTGCCAATCGAGGTCCGCCAGGGCCGGGGTACCACGCTCGCGCTGCGCTGGCTCACGCAGTACTCCCGGGCGCGGCGGGAGCACACGATCTCCGAGCGGCTGGCCAACGAGCTCCTCGACGCGAGCAACAACACCGGTGCCACCGTCAAGCGCCGGGAAGACACCCACAAGATGGCGGAGGCCAACAAAGCCTTCGCCCACTACCGCTGGTAG
- the rpsS gene encoding 30S ribosomal protein S19 → MPRSLKKGPFVDGHLAKKIEELNARGEKRVIRTWSRRSDISPDMVGHTIAVHDGRKHVPVYISESMVGHKLGEFAPTRAIKWRGAGEKQQMRVKRGR, encoded by the coding sequence ATGCCGCGCAGCCTGAAGAAGGGTCCCTTCGTCGACGGCCACCTCGCGAAGAAGATCGAGGAGCTGAACGCGAGGGGCGAGAAGCGGGTGATCAGAACCTGGTCGCGTCGCTCGGACATCTCTCCCGACATGGTCGGCCACACCATCGCGGTGCACGACGGCCGCAAGCACGTGCCCGTCTACATCTCCGAGTCCATGGTGGGTCACAAGCTCGGGGAGTTCGCGCCCACGCGCGCCATCAAGTGGCGGGGTGCCGGCGAGAAGCAGCAGATGCGCGTGAAGCGCGGGCGGTAG
- the rplW gene encoding 50S ribosomal protein L23: MESHRDVIIAPVVSEKSYALLDEGRYTFLVHPKSNKTEIKQAVEAVFGVKVASVNTMNRAGKKKRFGLKYGKRKDTKRAIVTLAEGESIDIFEAGL; encoded by the coding sequence GTGGAGAGTCACAGGGACGTCATCATCGCCCCGGTGGTGAGCGAGAAGAGCTACGCGCTGCTCGACGAGGGCCGGTACACCTTCCTCGTCCACCCCAAGTCGAACAAGACCGAGATCAAGCAGGCGGTCGAGGCGGTCTTCGGCGTGAAGGTCGCGAGCGTGAACACGATGAACCGGGCCGGGAAGAAGAAGCGCTTCGGCCTCAAGTACGGCAAGCGCAAGGACACCAAGCGCGCGATCGTGACCCTCGCCGAAGGCGAGTCGATCGACATCTTCGAAGCAGGCCTCTAG
- the rpmC gene encoding 50S ribosomal protein L29 gives MDASQLRELSDAELVEKLGEHKEELFNLRFRMATGQLDNFRRLKEVRHDIARVLTVQRERELASEATQAEVSP, from the coding sequence GTGGATGCATCCCAGCTGCGTGAGCTGAGCGACGCCGAGTTGGTCGAGAAGCTCGGTGAGCACAAGGAAGAGCTGTTCAACCTCCGCTTCCGCATGGCCACGGGTCAGCTCGACAACTTCCGGCGACTGAAGGAAGTCCGGCACGACATCGCCCGCGTGCTGACCGTGCAGCGCGAGCGCGAGCTCGCTTCCGAGGCCACCCAGGCGGAGGTGTCGCCGTGA
- the rplX gene encoding 50S ribosomal protein L24 yields the protein MRKNDTVRVISGKDRGTKQRPKEGRVIRVYPKSERVLVEGVNRATKHAPVRTGRRGAQEGGITHEEMPIHVSNVMPVCPSCTTPTRVGTREVDGQRTRFCRKCDSEF from the coding sequence GTGAGGAAGAACGACACCGTCCGGGTGATCTCCGGCAAGGACCGCGGCACGAAGCAGCGGCCGAAGGAGGGCCGGGTCATCCGGGTCTACCCGAAGTCGGAGCGGGTCCTCGTCGAGGGTGTCAACCGGGCCACGAAGCACGCCCCGGTGCGCACCGGTCGCCGCGGGGCCCAGGAGGGCGGCATCACCCACGAGGAGATGCCCATCCACGTGTCGAACGTCATGCCGGTCTGCCCCTCGTGCACCACCCCGACCCGCGTCGGGACCCGCGAGGTCGACGGCCAGCGCACGCGTTTCTGCCGCAAGTGCGACTCGGAGTTCTAG
- the rplB gene encoding 50S ribosomal protein L2, producing the protein MPVRKYKPTSPARRDMSVSDYSTLSGNKPLKPLVKPNPKKAGRNSDGRITTRHQGGGHKRRYREIDFRRTKDGVPAKVASIEYDPNRSGHIALLHYVDGEKRYILAPDSLEVGDVVESGEKADIKPGNALPLRNIPVGTIVHAVEMRPGGGAKLGRSAGNRVQLLAKEGDRAALRLPSGEVRMVLATCRATVGSVGNAEHELVRDGKAGRSRWRGKRPSVRGVVMNPVDHPLGGGEGRSSGGRHPTNPQGKPEIRTRKKNKQSNRDIIRRRGKRRR; encoded by the coding sequence ATGCCCGTTCGCAAGTACAAGCCCACCAGCCCGGCACGCCGGGACATGAGCGTGTCCGACTACTCGACGCTGTCGGGCAACAAGCCGCTCAAGCCGCTCGTGAAGCCCAACCCGAAGAAGGCCGGGCGCAACAGCGACGGTCGGATCACGACCCGCCACCAGGGCGGCGGGCACAAGCGGCGCTACCGGGAGATCGACTTCCGCAGGACCAAGGACGGCGTCCCCGCGAAGGTCGCCTCGATCGAGTACGACCCGAACCGGTCGGGGCACATCGCCTTGCTCCACTACGTGGACGGCGAGAAGCGCTACATCCTGGCACCGGACTCGCTCGAGGTCGGCGACGTGGTCGAGTCGGGCGAGAAGGCCGACATCAAGCCGGGCAACGCCCTGCCGCTGCGCAACATCCCCGTCGGCACGATCGTGCACGCGGTGGAGATGCGCCCCGGCGGCGGCGCGAAGCTCGGCCGGTCCGCCGGCAACCGCGTCCAGCTCCTGGCCAAGGAAGGCGACCGGGCGGCGCTTCGCCTGCCGTCCGGCGAGGTGCGCATGGTGCTCGCCACCTGCCGGGCGACGGTCGGTTCCGTCGGCAACGCCGAGCACGAGCTCGTGCGTGACGGCAAGGCGGGGCGCTCGCGGTGGCGCGGCAAGCGACCGAGTGTGCGGGGTGTCGTCATGAACCCCGTCGACCACCCGCTCGGCGGCGGGGAGGGGCGGTCCTCGGGCGGGCGCCATCCGACGAACCCGCAGGGCAAGCCGGAGATCCGCACCCGCAAGAAGAACAAGCAGTCGAACCGTGACATCATCCGCCGGCGCGGCAAGCGTCGCCGGTAA
- the tuf gene encoding elongation factor Tu → MAKAKFERTKPHLNIGTIGHIDHGKTTLTAAITNVLHKHNPDVAFTPFDQIDKAPEERERGITISVSHVEYETENRHYAHVDCPGHADYVKNMITGAAQMDGAILVVSAADGPMPQTREHVLLARQVGVPSIVVFLNKADMVDDEELLELVELEVRELLSSYEFPGDDIPVIKGSALRALEGDETWEQNILELMAAVDEHIPEPEREIDKPFLMPVEDVFSITGRGTVVTGRVEQGVVKTGETVEIVGIRDTTSTTVTGVEMFRKLLDEGRAGDNIGVLLRGTKKDDVERGQVLCKPGTITPHTQFEAQVYILSKDEGGRHTPFFDNYRPQFYFRTTDVTGTVDLPEGTEMVMPGDNTEMTVELIAPIAMEEGLRFAIREGGRTVGAGRVTKIIK, encoded by the coding sequence ATGGCGAAGGCAAAGTTCGAGCGGACGAAGCCGCATCTGAACATCGGCACGATCGGCCATATCGATCATGGCAAGACGACGTTGACGGCGGCGATCACCAATGTGCTGCACAAGCACAACCCGGATGTGGCGTTCACGCCGTTCGACCAGATCGACAAGGCGCCGGAGGAGCGTGAGCGGGGGATCACGATCTCGGTGTCGCATGTGGAGTATGAGACGGAGAACCGTCATTACGCGCATGTGGACTGTCCGGGTCACGCCGACTACGTGAAGAACATGATCACGGGTGCGGCGCAGATGGACGGGGCGATCTTGGTGGTGTCGGCGGCGGACGGGCCGATGCCTCAGACGCGTGAGCATGTGCTGCTGGCGCGTCAGGTGGGGGTGCCCTCGATCGTGGTGTTCTTGAACAAGGCCGACATGGTCGACGACGAGGAGCTGTTGGAGCTGGTGGAGCTTGAGGTGCGTGAGCTGCTTTCCTCCTATGAGTTCCCCGGTGATGACATCCCGGTGATCAAGGGCAGCGCGTTGCGGGCGCTTGAGGGCGACGAGACCTGGGAGCAGAACATCCTGGAGCTGATGGCGGCGGTGGATGAGCACATCCCCGAGCCCGAGCGTGAGATCGACAAGCCGTTCTTGATGCCGGTGGAGGACGTGTTCTCGATCACGGGTCGGGGCACGGTGGTGACCGGTCGGGTGGAGCAGGGGGTCGTCAAGACGGGTGAGACGGTGGAGATCGTGGGCATCCGTGACACGACGTCCACGACGGTGACCGGTGTGGAGATGTTCCGCAAGCTGCTGGACGAGGGCAGGGCGGGGGACAACATCGGGGTGCTGCTGCGGGGCACGAAGAAGGACGACGTGGAGCGCGGTCAGGTGCTGTGCAAGCCGGGCACGATCACCCCCCACACCCAGTTCGAGGCGCAGGTGTACATCTTGAGCAAGGACGAGGGCGGGCGGCACACGCCGTTCTTCGACAACTATCGTCCGCAGTTCTACTTCCGCACCACCGACGTGACCGGGACGGTGGACCTGCCCGAGGGCACCGAGATGGTCATGCCCGGGGACAACACCGAGATGACCGTGGAGCTGATCGCCCCGATCGCCATGGAAGAGGGCCTGCGCTTCGCCATCCGCGAGGGTGGGCGCACCGTCGGCGCCGGCCGCGTCACCAAGATCATCAAGTAG
- the rpsL gene encoding 30S ribosomal protein S12: MPTIQQLVRKGRQDKAEKAKTPALKGSPQRRGVCTRVYTTTPKKPNSALRKVCRVRLTTGIEVTAYIPGEGHNLQEHSIVLVRGGRVKDLPGVRYKVVRAALDASGVRDRKQARSKYGAKKEG, from the coding sequence ATGCCGACCATCCAGCAACTGGTTCGCAAGGGCCGCCAGGACAAGGCGGAGAAGGCGAAGACGCCCGCGCTCAAGGGGTCTCCGCAGCGTCGTGGCGTCTGCACGCGCGTCTACACGACCACCCCGAAGAAGCCGAACTCCGCGCTGCGCAAGGTCTGCCGTGTGCGTCTGACCACGGGCATCGAGGTCACCGCCTACATCCCCGGCGAGGGCCACAACCTCCAGGAGCACTCCATCGTGCTCGTGCGCGGCGGCCGTGTGAAGGACCTCCCCGGTGTGCGCTACAAGGTCGTCCGGGCGGCGCTTGACGCCTCCGGCGTGCGCGACCGCAAGCAGGCGCGCTCCAAGTACGGCGCGAAGAAGGAGGGGTAG
- the rplP gene encoding 50S ribosomal protein L16 has protein sequence MLSPKRVAHRKQHRGRMRGLAKGGTEVSFGDYGLQALTAGWITNRQIESARVAMTRYIKRGGKVWINIFPHKSFTKKPAETRMGSGKGSPEGWVAVVKPGRVMFELSGVTEDVAREAMRLAAHKLPVKCRFVTREGE, from the coding sequence ATGCTGTCCCCGAAGAGAGTCGCGCACCGCAAGCAGCACCGCGGGCGCATGCGAGGCCTCGCCAAGGGCGGCACGGAGGTGTCGTTCGGTGACTACGGGCTGCAGGCGCTGACCGCGGGCTGGATCACGAACCGGCAGATCGAGTCGGCGCGTGTCGCCATGACCCGCTACATCAAGCGTGGCGGCAAGGTGTGGATCAACATCTTCCCACACAAGTCCTTCACGAAGAAGCCGGCCGAGACCCGCATGGGCTCGGGCAAGGGGTCCCCGGAGGGATGGGTCGCCGTCGTGAAACCCGGACGGGTCATGTTCGAGCTGTCGGGTGTCACCGAGGACGTCGCGCGCGAGGCGATGCGGCTCGCCGCCCACAAGCTGCCCGTCAAGTGCCGCTTCGTCACCCGGGAAGGTGAGTAG
- the rpsQ gene encoding 30S ribosomal protein S17, translating into MSTAEARSQERNDRKTRQGVVVSDKMDKTVVVRVDRRTTHPLYRKTVIRSTRLHAHDETNDVRVGDRVRIVETRPLSKTKRWRVVDVIERAK; encoded by the coding sequence GTGAGCACCGCCGAGGCCCGCTCGCAGGAGCGCAACGACCGCAAGACGCGCCAAGGCGTCGTCGTGAGCGACAAGATGGACAAGACCGTCGTCGTCCGGGTGGACCGCCGCACGACCCACCCGCTGTACCGCAAGACGGTCATCCGGTCGACCCGCCTGCACGCCCACGACGAGACGAACGACGTGCGCGTCGGTGACCGGGTCCGCATCGTCGAGACCCGGCCGCTGTCGAAGACGAAGCGCTGGCGAGTGGTCGACGTCATCGAGCGGGCGAAGTGA